One genomic region from Biomphalaria glabrata chromosome 7, xgBioGlab47.1, whole genome shotgun sequence encodes:
- the LOC129927475 gene encoding galactocerebrosidase-like, translating into MVLEIPVAYHDSDLHNKSISVIGSYTWSDIFVEISVHIPTLNSTSRVFVAARVDQGECNVFSVQDIYLYGLQSGVYQLSNDFARIKITQQGSVQIPAGWHILSLLVQGTNALGAFDGVLFNATIPTSPAAGFAAIGADSYGLDDFDNYLLPLFKTQTHVCHVAVNSLPLWYCVWYRNTFTFIFLIRH; encoded by the exons ATGGTTTTAGAGATTCCAGTAGCCTATCATGATTCTGATCTGCACAACAAATCAATTAGTGTTATTGGTTCCTATACTTG gTCTGATATTTTTGTGGAAATAAGTGTCCATATTCCCACCTTAAATTCTACTAGTCGAGTTTTTGTAGCTGCCAGAGTGGATCAAGGTGAATGTAATGTTTTTAGTGTTcaagacatttatttatatggACTTCAAAGTGGCGTATATCAACTTAGTAATGATTTTG CTCGAATCAAGATCACTCAACAAGGTTCAGTTCAAATTCCAGCTGGATGGCACATTTTGTCTTTGTTAGTTCAG ggtACAAATGCACTTGGAGCTTTTGATGGTGTTCTGTTCAATGCAACTATTCCCACATCTCCAGCAGCTGGCTTTGCAGCTATTGGCGCAGACAGCTATGGCTTGGATGATTTTGATAATTATCTGCTTCCGCTCTTCAAAACTCAAACGCACGTTTGCCATGTTGCAGTTAATTCCTTGCCACTCTGGTACTGTGTGTGGTACAGAAACaccttcacatttatttttctaattagacattaa